In Bacteroidales bacterium, a single genomic region encodes these proteins:
- a CDS encoding DUF2283 domain-containing protein: MRVKYFSETDTAHIEFKDNVVHETKEISENIYIDVDEKGNIVNMTIEHAKDNAGLWEFSYQEMSRQTA; encoded by the coding sequence ATGAGGGTTAAATATTTTTCAGAAACTGATACTGCCCACATAGAATTCAAAGATAATGTTGTCCACGAGACTAAAGAAATAAGCGAAAATATTTATATTGACGTAGACGAAAAGGGCAACATTGTCAATATGACCATCGAACATGCAAAAGATAATGCCGGCCTATGGGAATTCTCATATCAAGAAATGTCTCGCCAAACGGCATAG